A stretch of the Candidatus Methylopumilus planktonicus genome encodes the following:
- the pgeF gene encoding peptidoglycan editing factor PgeF: protein MSNFFIPYWPVPPHIKSMQTLRTGGKSEGKYNSFNLATHVNDETNTVHSNRDLLNQYLPTSPYWLNQTHSVDVLKLPSPTLNGDASYTTEKNTVCVVQTADCLPLLVTNIKGTIVASIHAGWRGLLNGVIENTIKKMNVSPNELLVWLGPAISRQHFEVGFDVKNSFCEKHSEAEKAFHLISDQKWLADIYALAKIRLHVCGISQIYGGSVSDNYCTFANEVDYFSFRRDGITGRMASLIWIDS from the coding sequence ATGAGTAATTTTTTTATTCCCTATTGGCCAGTACCTCCGCATATTAAATCCATGCAAACCTTACGAACTGGCGGAAAAAGCGAAGGTAAATACAATAGTTTTAATTTAGCCACACATGTGAATGATGAAACAAATACTGTTCATTCAAATCGTGATCTACTCAATCAATATCTACCCACTTCACCATATTGGCTCAATCAAACGCATAGTGTTGATGTTTTAAAGTTACCATCACCCACGTTAAATGGAGATGCCTCTTATACGACAGAAAAAAATACGGTATGTGTTGTTCAAACAGCGGATTGTTTACCTTTATTAGTGACAAATATTAAGGGGACGATAGTGGCTTCTATTCATGCAGGGTGGCGTGGCCTTTTAAATGGCGTGATTGAAAATACCATTAAGAAGATGAATGTCTCACCCAATGAATTACTTGTATGGTTAGGGCCTGCAATCAGCCGACAGCATTTTGAAGTAGGCTTTGATGTAAAAAATAGTTTTTGCGAAAAACATAGCGAGGCTGAAAAAGCTTTTCATTTAATCTCAGATCAAAAATGGTTAGCAGATATTTATGCGCTTGCCAAAATAAGACTTCATGTATGTGGTATCAGCCAAATTTATGGGGGCAGTGTATCGGACAATTACTGCACTTTTGCAAATGAAGTCGATTACTTCTCATTTAGACGTGATGGCATCACTGGTAGGATGGCTTCCCTTATTTGGATTGACTCATAA
- a CDS encoding ZIP family metal transporter, which translates to MHTLLWILFSCFIGGLLSVTAAALVTMNTRTHLVSHLVSYAVGAMLGAVFLEILPHAFKLTNNIEATTFVVLFGILLFFVLEKLLLWRHCHGDHCEVHDMHQESHTSKDHQHTHDAGRSGSMIMVGDLFHNFVDGILIGSAFMVSTSLGIVTALAIIAHEIPQEVGNFLILLNSGYKKKEAFIFNLLASFSTVLGGLLAYFILESMMDWVPFILALAASSMIYVSIADLIPGLHKKTELLSTVFQVTLIVLGVASVALTQLIVEG; encoded by the coding sequence ATGCACACACTTCTTTGGATTCTATTTTCTTGCTTTATTGGTGGTTTATTAAGTGTCACGGCTGCAGCGCTTGTGACCATGAATACGAGAACGCACCTTGTTTCGCATTTAGTAAGTTACGCAGTAGGTGCGATGTTGGGCGCAGTTTTCTTAGAAATATTGCCGCATGCTTTTAAACTTACAAATAATATAGAAGCTACAACCTTTGTCGTCTTATTCGGCATACTTTTATTTTTTGTGCTTGAAAAATTATTATTATGGCGTCACTGTCATGGCGATCATTGTGAAGTGCATGATATGCATCAAGAAAGTCATACTTCTAAAGATCATCAACATACCCATGATGCAGGACGAAGCGGTAGCATGATTATGGTGGGTGACTTATTTCATAATTTTGTCGATGGTATCTTAATTGGCTCAGCGTTTATGGTAAGTACCAGCTTAGGTATTGTGACAGCGTTAGCGATCATTGCGCATGAGATCCCCCAAGAAGTAGGTAATTTTTTGATTCTCCTTAATTCAGGCTATAAGAAAAAGGAAGCTTTTATTTTTAATCTTCTTGCAAGTTTTTCGACCGTTTTAGGTGGACTCTTAGCTTATTTTATTTTGGAGTCTATGATGGATTGGGTGCCTTTTATTCTAGCGCTCGCAGCGTCTAGTATGATTTATGTATCAATCGCTGACTTGATTCCAGGTCTTCATAAAAAAACGGAATTACTTTCCACTGTATTTCAAGTCACACTCATTGTATTAGGTGTGGCATCTGTGGCTCTTACACAACTGATTGTAGAAGGCTAA